The Defluviitalea raffinosedens genome contains the following window.
CGTTGATTAAACCTCCTTATTTTCTATCATAAAAAAATAGAATATGGAGGATTTTGATTATGAAAAAATATATTTCTTTCTTTTTAATTGTAACAATGTCTGTTTTATACCTGTCCGGCTGCAGTACCAGTATAATTCATCAAAATCAGCAGAGTGAGAAATTTCAAATCGTCACAACGATTTTTCCGGTTTTTGATTGGGTAAGAGAAATTATTGGTGATGATGCCGATTATGTGGAAATTGCGATGCTTATTGACAATGGGGCGGATCTTCACAGTTATCAGCCTACGGCTGATGATTTAATCAAAATTTCCACTTGTGACATGTTTATCTATGTCGGGGGAGAATCTGACAGATGGGTTGAAGATGCTTTAAAAAATGCAGTTAATAAGGATATGGTGGTTATTAATCTGATAAACGCTTTGGGCGACTTAGTAAAAAAAGAGGAAATCGTTGAAGGGATGCAGGATTCAGATCATGACTATGAAAATGAGGCAGATTTAGAGCATAACCATGAAAATGAAATAGATTATGAAGCCGAGTCAGAGCATAGTCATGAAATGGATCATGAAACGGAATCAGAACATGGTCACAAGGACGAAGAAGAACACCATGAACTCGATGAGCATATATGGCTTTCTTTAAAAAATGCTCAGTTACTTTGTTGGGAGATTGCTACTCAATTATGTGAAAAAGATCCTCAACATAAAGACGACTATTTGACAAATTTATCGGTATATATTAAAAAGCTTTCCGCTCTTGATGCGAAATATCAGAAAGTAGTTGACCATGCAGTAAATAAAACCTTACTCTTTGGTGATCGTTTTCCATTCCGTTATCTTGTAGATGATTATAATTTTGATTATTACGCAGCGTTTTCTGGATGTTCCGCAGAAACTGAGGCCAGTTTTGAAACAATTACTTTTCTTTCAAACAAAGTGGATGAGTTAGGTTTAAACAGCGTGTTGAAAATAGATGGCACGAAGCATAATATCGCAGAGACTGTGGTTTCAAATACCAAAAACAAGAATCAACAGATACTTTCTATGAACTCTATGCAATCCATAACTGGCGAGGATGTAAAAAACGGAATTTCCTATCTTTCGGTAATGGAACAAAATCTGGAAGTACTGAAAGAAGCGTTGAAATAAGGAGGTATTCCAATGGCACAGCTAAGTTGTGAAAATTTATCGGTCGGGTATGATGGAAAAGTAGTTTTGCAGGGCCTTAATTTCTCGGTTAATGCCGGAGATTACCTGTGTATTGTAGGGGAAAATGGTTCTGGTAAAAGTACACTTATGAAGACGATTCTGGGGTTACAACCACCGATTCAGGGGAAAGTGAATACAGGGGATGGACTTCTTCCGAATGAGATCGGATATCTGCCCCAACAAACCATTGTGCAAAAAGATTTTCCTGCATCGGTGAGAGAAG
Protein-coding sequences here:
- a CDS encoding metal ABC transporter substrate-binding protein, with the translated sequence MKKYISFFLIVTMSVLYLSGCSTSIIHQNQQSEKFQIVTTIFPVFDWVREIIGDDADYVEIAMLIDNGADLHSYQPTADDLIKISTCDMFIYVGGESDRWVEDALKNAVNKDMVVINLINALGDLVKKEEIVEGMQDSDHDYENEADLEHNHENEIDYEAESEHSHEMDHETESEHGHKDEEEHHELDEHIWLSLKNAQLLCWEIATQLCEKDPQHKDDYLTNLSVYIKKLSALDAKYQKVVDHAVNKTLLFGDRFPFRYLVDDYNFDYYAAFSGCSAETEASFETITFLSNKVDELGLNSVLKIDGTKHNIAETVVSNTKNKNQQILSMNSMQSITGEDVKNGISYLSVMEQNLEVLKEALK